A segment of the Vibrio parahaemolyticus genome:
ACAAATGCCGTCACCATACTCATCTTGAATGGTGAACTGGTAGTCACCGTCGGCTAAACACATGCTTTTTTCAACGGTGGTTGCCGACTCATAACCCTGACCAGAGAACAGTACTGCGGATTGGCTGTTTTTCAGCGTCCAACTCGTTTCAGAACCATAGTTGTCGGTCGTGAGAGTCAAGACCACTTGGTGATCACTACAGCTCTCTACGGGAGGCTGCGTGCTTGTCTCGGTCGGTTGGAAGTTATCGACATAAACCACTTCTGAGCCGTCAAAGCCCGCTTCATCATAAAAACGTAATCCCACATCGATGGTTTTCGTGGTCGTCGCGGTGTAATTGAGTGTGAGTTCTTGCCACTGATTCGTTTGCTGCGGATTGGAGTAGCCGTGATAACCGTCTGCCACCAATCGAGCTTTTACATGCCCTTCAGTGTGATACACCGAGACTGAGAACGGATAGGTTTTCCCTTGCTCCACATTAATGGTTTGCAAAAAGTCGGTGTTGCTCTGGGTACCCGTGTTCACGACGACTTGAGCAGCCAAGCCGCCCGATTTGATTTGTTCGCTGCTTGGCGACACCGCGATGCCAGCGTCAATCACTGACCACTGCGTAGGTGCATTGCCATTCCACTGTTCAAAGTCACCATTAAGAATTTGGCTATACGCAAGCGGAGAGCTAACGGCAGCAAGGAGACAAAGAGGAGCTGTGATGGATTTCATTATACTTTTCCATTAGTTATGTAAATCCCACACACGATAAACATATTAGTTAGGCATAAATAACCCGTAAGTCACACTTTTACGTTGCACGAGTGTTAATTTGCTTTTTAATGTGCAGCTTATCTCACAAATATCGTACGGATTAACAGCAAAATACCTGAACAAAACGCGAGGTAGCCAGTTATCCGCACTCTGGTAAAAACCATTGAGAAGTTGAGAAAAAAGGAGAGAAGTAGAGCGAAAAAAGCCAAGTGTGCACCTATGGGGGTCAGCAACAACACTTGGCTTGTGTATTAGAAAAGTTCTGTACAGCTCAACCGATGAACGGCAATGCTGGATAATTCCTTAGGGAGTTACCGCAAAGAATCGCCCTTGTAATGGCGACATCGGAAGTTGATATTGACCATTGCTCGGAGCAATTTTTTCATTCGTGAGCAAATCCACCAGCTCACCTGTGCCAACACTCTCCTGAGCAAGAATGACGGTTCTCGCGGTCTCTAAGGTATTTAGCGCAAACAAGACTTTGTCCGAACCAGATTGTTTCAAGTCCACATAACTGCCGTTACTCGCAACTAAATTCGTGCGTGACCCTTGATAAAGAGCGGGATGCGCATCGCGCATTGTCATCAGCGATGTCACATAAGCTTTGAGATCGGCTTGGTTTGCATCAAGCGTCGCCGTCACGCCTTCAATTTTCGCACTGCTACGCGCAACGTGATCATCGCACAAACCTTGAATAGCACAGGTGTTGTTGTCTTCTTTTGCGGCAAAACCATCCACTTGATCCCCGATTTCATCGCCGTAGTACAGCGTGATTGGCCCAGTGTAGGCAGCTTGGAAGGCAAACGCGGCTTTATGGCGTAACCAATATTCTGCATCATTCACATCCGCCAATTTTCCGCGCTGCAACAAGTCACCAAAGCGCACTAAATCATGGTTACCGATCATCAAATTCGGCTGCGCATGTGTTGGATATTGGTTGTGTGTGCTGTAGCCGTTGTCTAGCCAATCCACACCGCGACCACCCACGCCACTCTCATTCACGGCCAAAGTTTCAACGATGCGATAGCGCATAGGGAAGTCAAACGCAGAGCACAATGCTGGATCGCTGTTCGATCCATACGCCTCATTCGCGATCTCTGACTCCCCTTTCCAAATCTCTGCCACCATGTAACCCAACGGATTCACTTGTTCGCCTTTGCTATTGGTGTACGTCACACTTTGTGAGGCTTCATCGACGGCTTTACGAAGTTGTGTCCAAGCGTCTGTCGGAACTTGATAGGCTTGATCTAAACGCCAGCCGTCAATCTTGAGTTCTTTGATCCAATACGTCGCCACCTCTTTGTAGAAATCGAGACTGGCTGGGTAATCCACGGGATTGCTTGAGCCTGAAGGCAACAAGCCGGAAGGCGAGGGTTTGATCAAACCATTCTTATGGTGGCCAAATACGCCATCAAAAAATACGTACAAACCGCGTTTGTGTGCTTCTTCGACTAGAGTTTTCGCGGTCGCTAAGTCACCAAATTTGGGGTAGATTTTAAAGTAATCTGTCGCAAAATAGCCGGTGGCGTCCAAACGATCCGCCCAATGATCTTGTCCTGCTGTCGCTTCTGACTCAAAAACTGGCGTCAACCAAATCGCATTCATCCCTAAGTCTTGGATGTAATCGAGTGAATCAATCACCCCTTGCAAATCACCATTGTGATGGCTGGTACCATAACCTGTACCGTGACCAATGCTTGTATCACCATCAACAAAACTCTCTACCATGATTTGATAAGTACGAAGTTGGTTACTTTGCGTCATGACATTGGCTTGGCAAGCATAACTCGTATCCGGTAGCGGCGTGCTGCTATTACTGTCGCCACCAGAAGAATTACACGCAGATAGAGCACCAATCACACTTAACGCAAGCAACGATCGATACAGGCGATGGTTACGTAGAACATTACGCATTTTACTCTCCCTAATTTACTCAAATAACCTACAAACATTTGAGTAATAAAATTAACCCCGACATGTTTTCCATGTAGGGGTTAATAAATAAAAACAAATTTTAAATAACTGAATGGAATATTATTGGCACTTATTTACCATTATTGAATAAGGTGAGCCATCATCTTTAAATTCTAAACTCCAAAGATATTGACCAGTCTCTTTAATTTCTAGTTTTGTATCTGTACCGTAACCACCGCAAGTCAGTTCATTTAATTGTCCGACCGATAATTTTTTACCTTTGGCAGTAAACTGAGGTTTCCATTGTTCAGCGGCATACTGCATTTTGTAATTACCTGAAACTTCATCGGTAATCACTTGATAGACATTATTCCCTTTATAGGTCAGTTTGCGCTTGGCAGTGTGCTTCCAATCTGCATTAGGGAAACTACCTACAACAAAAATGTCTTTAGACAACGGGCCTGACTCTGCTGAATCCGGCAAACTACAATTTGTCATCATATCAATCTGCGTGCTCGTAAATGCAACCGCATTATTTACTTCATCTTGAGTTGTATTTTCTGATGATGTGGACGAGCACGCAGACAAGATAGACACAGCGGCTAAAGTACATGCTGTATTTATAATTAATTTTTCACGTTATATCCTTATTTTTATTAGACCAAGAACTAATCAAATTAGAACATATATATTATGACTCTAAATAAAATAAACTTTAAATAGAAATAATATAATGTGTGAAAAAGATAACTAAATGCGAAATAAAAAAGCCGACTATCTTAGCCGGCTTTTTGAAATTACCTATTTGCTATTCACTGCTTTTACAAATACTTCTTGCGCACCTTCAATTCCTAACGCTTTTGCTTCATCAAGTAAGCTCAGAGCTTTAGGGATATCATCTGCTTTTACCGCCGCTTTAATTGCGTTGTGGTAGTAAGTTTGTGTTTCAGGCTGTACTGATTCAACCGCCTTGACCGCAACTGGAGCCGCTGTTGGTCCACTACTTGATGTTCCGATTGAGAAGAAACTCACACGGTCAATCGAGACTTCAATCTTACCTGTATCACTGTTTGGAATTGGAATATCTTTTACTTCTGGTAAGTAATTGCCTCGTCCCTCTGCATCCAATCGCGCAGGGTGAATCACATCCGTAAATCCACCTAGATCCGATTGATCAGTGTAAACAATTAGGTAAACAGAATCTAAACCCACTGGTGGGAAGAAGTCTTTTTCAGCGACTAGACGGTTTCCAAGATGAAGACGAGGTTTTGTGTACTCAAACTCCGCTTTGCCGTAGTTTTCAATTTCTTTACCGTTTTTATCTACGATAATCGCTCTTGGTACGAAAGCTGTGTCTTCGATCAAACTAGTGATTTTAATGGCAAACTCACCACGGTCAGCAGGCAACTCAAACACCGCAACACGGCTGTCGATATCTTTGTATTCCAGCACTTGGCTCTGAGTAGTGATATCTACAATTGCAGAACTAGGAAGCTTCATTTTTACAGCTTGAAGCTCAGAGATAACATCAACTTGCTGTGCTTGAGCAACTTGAACTTGTTCGATTACTTCAGTGGATTGACAGCCAGCAAGCGCGACACATCCACTTAACATGAGGGCACGGAAGTACATACTTTTTCCTTCTAGTTATTTTTCTAAAGGTTTTTTGCACTAAAGCATCTTAGAGTGACTTTGGTGAAACGTCTAACTTTTCGAAAACCCTTAGAAAAATAGCCGACAGATGTCGGCTATTTGACTAGGACAGCTAGATAACTAAGATATTACTCGATTACCACCAAGCTTCTACTTGGATGCCAACAACAAAGTCGTTGTCTGTGCCAGCTGCTGTAACTACACCAGCGTCATTTTTAACTTCACCAAAACTATCGTTTTCTAGATCCATTAGGTAGCTACCGTATACACGAATTTCAGGACGAGCCCAGAAGCTATCACCCATTGCCCATGCTTGAGCTACGGTAAATTTAGCACCACCGAAGTCAACATCATCCACTTCACCAGCATTGTAGCCAGCTTCAAAAATAGTACGCATAGTATCGTTCCATTTGTACATTGGACGAGCGACAATTGAGTACTGGCTAGAGTCGTACTTAGTTGTACCTAAATCTGAACCTGCTAGGTAAGCCAACTGGTGACCCATTTCCCAGTTTTCGCCCAAGTTCATAACACCCCAGTTAATAACACGGTAACCGAAGCCATCATTTTGGTCTCCAGAGCGGTCGTAATATGCACCAGCACCCCAGAAGTTTGCCATCTGAATACCGTAGCCAGCTGTACCAACTTGAACTACAGTCTGGTTGAAACCATTGCTCATGTTTTGGTGAATGATACCACTTGCAAGCAGGCCATCATCGCCATCGTATTTGCCATTTTTGCTTTCTGTTGAGAAGTTGTACGCTAGCGCAACTTCAAGAGATGCATCTTCCCAAAGACCAATGTTCGCTAAACGAGCGTCTGCAATGTAACCCGCACCGTTTTCA
Coding sequences within it:
- a CDS encoding alpha-amylase family glycosyl hydrolase, which gives rise to MRNVLRNHRLYRSLLALSVIGALSACNSSGGDSNSSTPLPDTSYACQANVMTQSNQLRTYQIMVESFVDGDTSIGHGTGYGTSHHNGDLQGVIDSLDYIQDLGMNAIWLTPVFESEATAGQDHWADRLDATGYFATDYFKIYPKFGDLATAKTLVEEAHKRGLYVFFDGVFGHHKNGLIKPSPSGLLPSGSSNPVDYPASLDFYKEVATYWIKELKIDGWRLDQAYQVPTDAWTQLRKAVDEASQSVTYTNSKGEQVNPLGYMVAEIWKGESEIANEAYGSNSDPALCSAFDFPMRYRIVETLAVNESGVGGRGVDWLDNGYSTHNQYPTHAQPNLMIGNHDLVRFGDLLQRGKLADVNDAEYWLRHKAAFAFQAAYTGPITLYYGDEIGDQVDGFAAKEDNNTCAIQGLCDDHVARSSAKIEGVTATLDANQADLKAYVTSLMTMRDAHPALYQGSRTNLVASNGSYVDLKQSGSDKVLFALNTLETARTVILAQESVGTGELVDLLTNEKIAPSNGQYQLPMSPLQGRFFAVTP
- the lamB gene encoding maltoporin LamB, whose translation is MKKVSVIAAAVAATLAAGSAFAVDFNGYMRAGTGISAESGGDVSFMKNGIGRLGNEDDNYSEFGFAEDLKTGDQTWRLESMIASGVQGAKGWEDGDFNVAQFAVKAKGLIASDKDATLWAGKTYYQRKDIHITDFYFLNTSGTGGGIENLSVGNQKLSLAIIQDGEDENGAGYIADARLANIGLWEDASLEVALAYNFSTESKNGKYDGDDGLLASGIIHQNMSNGFNQTVVQVGTAGYGIQMANFWGAGAYYDRSGDQNDGFGYRVINWGVMNLGENWEMGHQLAYLAGSDLGTTKYDSSQYSIVARPMYKWNDTMRTIFEAGYNAGEVDDVDFGGAKFTVAQAWAMGDSFWARPEIRVYGSYLMDLENDSFGEVKNDAGVVTAAGTDNDFVVGIQVEAWW
- a CDS encoding MalM family protein, with the translated sequence MYFRALMLSGCVALAGCQSTEVIEQVQVAQAQQVDVISELQAVKMKLPSSAIVDITTQSQVLEYKDIDSRVAVFELPADRGEFAIKITSLIEDTAFVPRAIIVDKNGKEIENYGKAEFEYTKPRLHLGNRLVAEKDFFPPVGLDSVYLIVYTDQSDLGGFTDVIHPARLDAEGRGNYLPEVKDIPIPNSDTGKIEVSIDRVSFFSIGTSSSGPTAAPVAVKAVESVQPETQTYYHNAIKAAVKADDIPKALSLLDEAKALGIEGAQEVFVKAVNSK
- a CDS encoding glycosidase, which gives rise to MMTNCSLPDSAESGPLSKDIFVVGSFPNADWKHTAKRKLTYKGNNVYQVITDEVSGNYKMQYAAEQWKPQFTAKGKKLSVGQLNELTCGGYGTDTKLEIKETGQYLWSLEFKDDGSPYSIMVNKCQ